Proteins found in one Pontibacter sp. SGAir0037 genomic segment:
- a CDS encoding methyltransferase, producing MNQEFNAAYWQSRYLQEQTGWDVGEITTPLKDYFNQLRNTGQRILIPGCGNAYEAEYLFRAGFEQVYVADVAKKPLQDFAKRVPEFPQEHLLHQNFFELIPAFDLIVEQTFFCALAPDLRPTYAQKCADLLKPGGKLASLLFDTTFQHKGPPFGGSREEYRGYFEPYFHVLHFESAYNSIKPRQGRELFILLQKK from the coding sequence ATGAACCAAGAATTTAATGCTGCTTACTGGCAGAGCCGCTATCTTCAGGAACAAACCGGCTGGGATGTTGGTGAGATAACGACACCTCTTAAAGATTATTTCAATCAATTGCGGAACACCGGGCAACGCATTTTAATTCCGGGCTGTGGAAATGCCTATGAAGCAGAGTATCTGTTTCGTGCAGGCTTTGAGCAGGTATATGTGGCCGATGTCGCCAAAAAACCTCTGCAAGACTTCGCCAAGCGGGTTCCGGAATTTCCGCAGGAGCATTTACTGCATCAGAATTTTTTTGAGCTCATTCCTGCGTTCGACCTGATTGTGGAGCAAACGTTCTTTTGTGCTTTAGCTCCTGATTTGCGCCCGACTTATGCGCAAAAATGTGCTGACCTGCTAAAGCCGGGTGGTAAACTGGCAAGCTTGCTATTCGATACCACCTTTCAGCACAAGGGGCCGCCTTTCGGTGGCAGCCGGGAAGAGTACAGAGGCTACTTTGAACCGTATTTTCACGTTCTTCATTTTGAAAGCGCTTATAATTCTATAAAGCCACGGCAGGGGCGGGAGTTGTTTATTCTTCTGCAAAAGAAATAA
- the kdsA gene encoding 3-deoxy-8-phosphooctulonate synthase: protein MFEIPKLSHTASGNFFLMAGPCAIEGEEMALQIAEHLKELTDRLQIPLIFKGSYRKANRSRLDSFTGIGDEKALRILRKVSETFEVPTVTDIHETTEAAMAAEYVDVLQIPAFLCRQTDLLIAAAETGKVINVKKGQFLSGAAMKFAVEKIHQSGNEKVILTDRGNSFGYSDLVVDFRNLPEMQATGAPVVMDVTHSLQQPNQSSGVTGGKPALIETIAKAAIAVGADGLFIETHPTPSIAKSDGANMLPLAQLEELLQKLVRIRQAVK from the coding sequence GTGTTCGAGATTCCAAAACTTAGTCATACTGCATCTGGCAACTTTTTCCTGATGGCCGGGCCTTGTGCCATAGAAGGAGAGGAGATGGCCCTGCAAATTGCAGAACACCTGAAAGAACTGACAGATAGGCTGCAGATTCCGCTCATTTTTAAAGGCTCTTACCGCAAAGCGAACCGTTCACGCCTCGATTCTTTTACAGGGATAGGCGACGAAAAGGCTTTGCGTATTCTCAGAAAAGTAAGTGAAACCTTTGAGGTACCTACTGTAACCGATATACACGAAACAACTGAGGCCGCAATGGCAGCCGAGTACGTGGATGTGTTGCAGATACCGGCTTTCCTGTGCCGCCAGACCGATCTGCTGATTGCCGCAGCCGAAACCGGTAAAGTGATCAATGTGAAAAAAGGGCAGTTCCTTTCCGGGGCAGCCATGAAGTTTGCTGTAGAGAAAATCCACCAGTCAGGCAATGAAAAAGTAATTTTAACGGACAGAGGCAACAGCTTTGGCTACTCTGACTTAGTAGTGGATTTTCGCAATCTGCCTGAGATGCAGGCAACAGGAGCACCTGTGGTAATGGACGTTACGCACTCGCTGCAGCAGCCAAACCAGAGTTCCGGTGTAACAGGCGGTAAGCCGGCCCTGATCGAAACAATTGCCAAGGCCGCTATTGCCGTTGGTGCCGATGGTTTGTTTATCGAAACGCACCCGACACCAAGTATAGCTAAATCTGACGGAGCTAATATGCTGCCGCTTGCGCAGCTGGAGGAGTTGCTGCAGAAGCTGGTCCGAATCAGACAGGCCGTAAAATAA
- a CDS encoding DUF695 domain-containing protein produces the protein MEKKEHTPDWEVYFCELDEKPASISVDLALEEQAPLEDKPQVFELVVGCRTSDEDGFPTDEAEWDLLGEMEDALVQQLVGSLGATFVGKTLNDGKRTFYFYSNHEALLEVFAGNVMQQFTGYEFNANTQEDKDWSLYFDFLYPEPTVMQTIQNGRLIRHMQEQGDQSHIPRKITHVLYFTDEEQQDRFLEEAEGYGYSLEEKIIEENTPYAPFQLLLSKVSKADEASVNEASIELWILAEEYNGQYDGWEAGLVKEND, from the coding sequence ATGGAAAAGAAGGAACATACCCCCGATTGGGAAGTATATTTTTGTGAGTTAGATGAAAAGCCTGCCAGTATAAGCGTAGACTTGGCACTGGAGGAGCAGGCACCACTGGAGGATAAACCGCAGGTGTTTGAACTGGTAGTAGGCTGCCGCACCTCCGACGAAGATGGCTTCCCGACAGATGAGGCCGAATGGGATTTATTGGGGGAGATGGAGGATGCTTTGGTTCAGCAGCTTGTGGGTAGCCTCGGAGCCACATTTGTAGGAAAGACCCTGAATGATGGAAAACGAACCTTTTACTTTTACAGCAACCACGAAGCGTTGTTAGAGGTTTTCGCCGGCAATGTAATGCAGCAATTTACGGGCTACGAGTTTAATGCAAACACACAGGAAGATAAAGACTGGAGCCTGTACTTCGACTTTCTGTACCCGGAGCCAACGGTGATGCAAACCATCCAGAACGGCAGGCTGATACGGCACATGCAGGAACAGGGAGACCAATCGCATATCCCCAGAAAAATAACGCACGTGCTTTATTTTACCGATGAGGAGCAACAGGACAGGTTCTTAGAAGAAGCAGAAGGGTACGGCTATAGCTTAGAAGAGAAAATCATAGAGGAAAACACACCTTACGCGCCATTTCAGTTACTGCTTTCGAAAGTAAGCAAAGCAGACGAAGCCTCTGTCAACGAAGCTTCTATAGAGCTCTGGATACTGGCCGAAGAGTATAACGGCCAGTATGACGGCTGGGAAGCAGGTTTAGTGAAGGAGAACGATTAG
- a CDS encoding RtcB family protein, whose amino-acid sequence MATAKTKKLSAQDLQNIGFPPGKPLGTALNIVHTYFTELGKNHQIELLQDVLAAPGQYQLHATLGPLAQAILAQKEAEPIALKEGQHPYAIYGAEAIEQGALRQMEIAMRLPVAKAGALMPDAHQGYGLPIGGVLATDNAVIPYGVGVDIGCRMSMSIFDIHKGYLDKNREKLKKMLLDNTRFGHASFKRPIGHEVMDRSEFAEIPVVRELKDRAYSQLGTSGGGNHFVEFGTVEIQDAGNEFDLPVGTYLAILSHSGSRGLGANIAGYYTKVAMDACRLPQEAKHLAWLDLNTEAGQEYWLAMNLAGDYASACHHQIHDRLTDALGESAIARIENHHNFAWKEKDAKGREVIVHRKGATPAGKGVLGIIPGSMATPGFIVRGKGEVAAINSASHGAGRVMSRTQAKNTLSKPQVQKYLHKAGIEVIGSDLDEAPMVYKDIHRVMAAQQDLVEVIGTFHPKIVRMNGDEKYMEVD is encoded by the coding sequence ATGGCAACAGCAAAAACGAAAAAACTTTCCGCACAGGATTTACAGAACATAGGTTTCCCGCCAGGAAAACCACTTGGCACAGCCCTGAACATTGTTCATACATATTTTACCGAGCTGGGCAAGAATCACCAGATTGAGCTGCTGCAGGATGTATTAGCTGCTCCGGGCCAATACCAGTTGCATGCTACGCTGGGCCCTCTGGCGCAGGCAATACTGGCACAAAAAGAAGCAGAACCCATCGCCCTGAAGGAGGGGCAGCACCCTTATGCTATCTATGGTGCAGAAGCAATTGAGCAAGGCGCTCTCCGGCAAATGGAGATTGCGATGCGATTACCAGTAGCCAAAGCAGGAGCTTTAATGCCTGATGCGCACCAGGGATACGGCTTGCCTATAGGCGGTGTGCTGGCCACTGACAATGCGGTTATTCCTTATGGCGTGGGTGTTGATATAGGCTGCCGCATGAGCATGAGCATCTTCGATATCCATAAAGGGTATCTTGATAAGAACCGGGAGAAGCTTAAAAAGATGCTGCTGGATAATACCCGCTTCGGCCATGCCTCTTTTAAACGCCCCATTGGGCATGAGGTGATGGACAGAAGCGAGTTTGCTGAAATTCCGGTTGTACGCGAGCTGAAAGACCGGGCTTATTCGCAGCTAGGCACTTCCGGCGGCGGAAACCACTTTGTCGAGTTTGGCACGGTGGAAATACAGGACGCTGGCAATGAGTTTGATCTGCCTGTAGGTACATATCTGGCTATCCTCTCCCACTCCGGTTCCCGTGGCCTTGGCGCCAACATTGCGGGCTACTATACCAAAGTAGCCATGGATGCCTGCCGCCTGCCGCAGGAAGCGAAGCATCTGGCCTGGCTGGATCTGAATACAGAGGCCGGACAGGAGTACTGGCTGGCGATGAACCTGGCAGGGGATTATGCCTCTGCCTGCCATCACCAGATACATGACCGCTTAACCGATGCTTTAGGCGAAAGCGCGATAGCACGCATAGAAAACCACCATAACTTTGCCTGGAAGGAAAAGGATGCCAAAGGCCGGGAGGTGATTGTGCACCGCAAAGGAGCAACTCCGGCAGGTAAAGGTGTGTTAGGCATTATACCTGGTTCTATGGCCACGCCCGGCTTTATTGTCAGAGGAAAAGGCGAGGTTGCTGCTATCAACTCCGCATCGCACGGAGCTGGTCGGGTGATGTCCAGAACCCAGGCCAAGAACACACTTTCGAAGCCACAGGTGCAGAAATACCTGCATAAAGCAGGAATAGAAGTGATCGGCTCCGACCTGGATGAAGCGCCAATGGTATACAAAGACATTCATAGAGTGATGGCCGCCCAGCAGGACCTGGTGGAAGTAATAGGCACCTTTCATCCTAAAATTGTACGGATGAACGGCGATGAGAAGTATATGGAGGTGGATTAA
- a CDS encoding GAF domain-containing protein: protein MQNYKNITVDLTNCDKEPIHIIGRVQPHGFLMVLHKTTLTIEQVSENVGLYLESDVEDLLGKSLHAIISAEEMHTLERVFTSRIYMNPLLLHLRERAFFGFIYESADKYILECEPYSSDSDKVRLQQNCYYSHLQSELNNLSSQEELAKLITDYVQALLDYDRVMLYMFDQEWNGEVIAETVKPGVHSFLHHHFPASDIPAPARALLLRKHVRQIPDINAAAVDIVPYFNPTSGKPTNIIQSELRNPSEIHLEYLRNMQVGATLSVSIIVKGKLWGLITCHNLSPVFIDSWKREMCLLAAKALANMIPSIEETRDFNQFEAYKATEAKLIDQLYNTGEITRGLFESETNLLSLASCTGAAMFYAGKISLKGATPTAEQVQELIGWVTENATDSIFHTRELSRQFGQARPYKDVASGLLALEISKPHKEYILLFKPEIKETKIWAGKPDKVYTGDDMRIHPRKSFANWQEVVKGKSQPWSLNELDIAQLFLKDLQAFRLHSQAASLQRLNTELQETTDDLKQKNARLEDFAQIIAHNLRSPMNNIRGLYELYQITPDEETCGEVMDRVNTMAGNMLDTIQDLYDILHTTLNQNLAQDEVLLEELVKKEIQNLTAVIAATEADIKLELQAPKLYIPKVYMESIVHNLLSNALKYSAADRKPVIQVKSSTENGLFIFSVEDNGLGLDLEKVGSKLFGLYKTFHVNKDSKGLGLYLTKLQVESLGGSILVNSTVDAGTKFTVILGTPAN from the coding sequence ATGCAGAACTACAAAAACATCACTGTAGATCTTACTAATTGCGATAAAGAGCCTATCCATATTATAGGCAGAGTGCAGCCACATGGCTTCCTGATGGTCCTCCACAAAACTACCCTCACCATTGAGCAGGTAAGTGAAAACGTAGGGCTTTATTTAGAATCAGACGTAGAAGATCTGCTGGGAAAATCTCTACACGCTATCATTTCGGCAGAAGAAATGCATACCCTCGAAAGGGTTTTCACCAGCCGGATTTATATGAACCCGCTGTTACTTCACCTGAGAGAAAGAGCTTTTTTCGGCTTTATATATGAATCTGCCGATAAATACATCCTGGAATGCGAGCCCTATTCCAGCGATTCCGATAAAGTAAGGTTACAGCAAAACTGTTATTATTCCCATCTTCAAAGCGAGTTGAACAACCTTAGCTCGCAGGAAGAACTCGCTAAATTAATTACAGATTATGTGCAGGCGCTGCTCGATTACGACCGTGTGATGCTGTATATGTTTGATCAGGAGTGGAATGGAGAGGTAATTGCAGAAACGGTTAAACCTGGAGTACATTCCTTTCTGCACCATCATTTCCCGGCCAGCGACATACCTGCTCCGGCCCGGGCACTGTTACTCAGGAAGCATGTTCGCCAGATACCTGATATTAATGCTGCAGCGGTTGATATAGTGCCTTACTTTAACCCCACTTCTGGAAAACCGACTAACATTATACAGTCGGAGTTGCGAAATCCTTCTGAAATACACCTGGAATACCTGCGCAACATGCAGGTTGGAGCCACCCTCTCCGTATCTATCATTGTAAAAGGCAAACTCTGGGGGCTGATCACCTGCCATAACCTCAGCCCGGTGTTTATAGATTCGTGGAAGCGGGAAATGTGCCTTTTAGCAGCAAAGGCATTAGCAAACATGATCCCTTCTATAGAAGAGACAAGAGATTTCAATCAATTTGAAGCGTATAAGGCTACTGAGGCGAAACTGATTGACCAACTCTATAACACCGGTGAAATAACACGAGGCCTTTTTGAAAGTGAAACCAACCTGCTCTCCTTAGCGTCCTGTACTGGGGCCGCTATGTTTTACGCCGGAAAAATCAGTTTGAAAGGAGCTACGCCTACCGCAGAACAGGTACAGGAACTGATCGGCTGGGTTACAGAAAACGCCACTGATTCTATTTTCCATACCCGTGAACTATCCCGCCAGTTCGGGCAGGCCCGGCCTTACAAAGACGTAGCCAGTGGTTTACTTGCACTGGAAATTTCGAAGCCTCACAAAGAGTATATTCTGCTGTTTAAGCCAGAGATAAAAGAAACCAAGATATGGGCGGGCAAGCCGGATAAGGTTTATACAGGTGATGATATGCGTATTCATCCCCGTAAATCATTTGCCAACTGGCAGGAAGTGGTAAAAGGAAAATCACAGCCCTGGAGCCTGAACGAACTGGATATAGCCCAATTGTTCTTAAAAGACTTACAGGCTTTCAGGCTTCATAGCCAGGCCGCATCGCTGCAACGACTCAACACAGAGCTGCAGGAAACCACCGATGACCTGAAGCAAAAGAATGCCCGTTTAGAAGATTTTGCCCAGATTATAGCCCATAACCTGCGTTCCCCGATGAACAACATCCGGGGCTTGTACGAACTCTATCAGATTACTCCGGACGAGGAAACCTGCGGTGAGGTAATGGACCGGGTGAATACAATGGCGGGTAATATGTTGGATACCATCCAGGACTTATACGATATTCTGCATACCACCCTGAATCAGAACCTGGCCCAGGATGAGGTTCTGCTGGAGGAACTGGTTAAGAAGGAAATCCAGAACCTGACGGCTGTTATAGCTGCTACAGAAGCTGATATAAAGCTCGAATTGCAAGCTCCGAAGCTATACATCCCCAAGGTATACATGGAAAGTATTGTGCATAACCTGCTTTCTAATGCACTAAAATATAGTGCTGCTGACAGAAAACCTGTCATACAGGTGAAGTCATCTACTGAGAATGGCCTGTTTATTTTTTCTGTTGAAGATAATGGTTTAGGCCTGGACCTCGAAAAAGTAGGCTCCAAGCTTTTTGGCTTATACAAAACATTCCACGTTAACAAAGACTCTAAAGGCCTGGGCTTATACCTGACCAAACTACAGGTAGAGTCGCTGGGGGGCAGCATTCTAGTAAATAGCACCGTTGATGCAGGAACAAAGTTTACGGTTATACTTGGTACCCCTGCGAATTAA
- a CDS encoding family 16 glycosylhydrolase, protein MTGTEHAAAPRLLWSDEFDYRGAPDKRRWTNDLGDGCPKVCGWGNGELQYYTKSIQNVRLKDHKLIIEARQQQRKNSRFTSARLKTQGLAAWQFGYIEVRAKLPAGRGTWPAIWMLPENFNHDSLPDGEIDIMEHVGHDPGVVHGTLHYAGENLQSGGSIHVPDFDTSFHRYGINWTADKIEYYLDGELYHVFENNIQAGTNPFHQRYYLLLNVAVGGGWGGREGIDPAVWPQRLEIDYVRVYEPLVTAAQKQYMFGK, encoded by the coding sequence ATGACAGGCACTGAACACGCAGCGGCACCACGCCTGCTATGGAGCGACGAGTTTGACTACCGTGGCGCACCTGACAAAAGGCGCTGGACCAACGACCTGGGAGATGGCTGCCCGAAAGTATGCGGCTGGGGAAACGGCGAACTGCAATACTATACTAAAAGCATTCAGAATGTCAGGCTAAAAGACCATAAGCTGATTATTGAGGCCCGGCAGCAGCAAAGAAAAAACAGCCGGTTTACATCAGCCAGACTAAAAACCCAGGGACTTGCCGCCTGGCAATTCGGTTATATAGAGGTCCGGGCCAAATTACCGGCCGGAAGAGGTACATGGCCCGCCATCTGGATGCTGCCCGAAAACTTTAACCACGACTCTCTGCCCGACGGCGAAATCGATATTATGGAACACGTGGGACATGATCCGGGAGTTGTACATGGCACGCTGCATTATGCCGGAGAAAACCTGCAGTCGGGTGGCAGCATACATGTACCTGACTTCGATACCTCCTTTCACCGCTACGGCATTAACTGGACAGCCGACAAAATAGAGTATTACCTCGATGGCGAGCTTTATCATGTATTCGAAAATAATATTCAGGCGGGTACTAATCCTTTTCACCAACGCTACTACCTGCTTCTTAACGTGGCGGTAGGAGGCGGCTGGGGCGGTCGGGAGGGCATCGATCCCGCTGTATGGCCGCAGCGCCTGGAAATAGATTATGTGCGGGTATATGAGCCTTTGGTAACAGCTGCACAGAAACAATATATGTTTGGTAAGTAA
- a CDS encoding rhodanese-like domain-containing protein, with protein MKIEQFEDKGLAHFSYAILSETTRQIILVDPARNPAPYFAFADANQATITGVIETHPHADFVSSHLEIHHRTGATLYVSKLVGADYPHQPFDDGDAIELGEVKLKCLFTPGHSPDGISIVAASDGKAVAVFTGDTLFIGDVGRPDLRENAGNMTAKREELARQLYKSTREKLMTLQDEVLVYPAHGAGSLCGKALSQANSSTIGAEKLGNYALQAMPEEAFVKMITEDQPFIPKYFAYDVALNKNGAPAYAASIAVVERLPDNFQPTDTNVLIVDARNQHSFKKGHLKGALNIQNGAKFETWLGSIIGPEENFYLLAADEKTLDDLIAKAAKIGYESKIKGAFVWDAEAEASSPLIDLEKFKADPAQYTIIDIRNAPEVAEASFFKQAMHIPLPELRERAQEVPLDKPIVVHCAGGYRSAAGSSILEKALPKATVLDLSEAVTSFQN; from the coding sequence ATGAAAATAGAACAGTTCGAGGATAAAGGCTTAGCGCATTTTTCCTATGCCATCCTTAGCGAAACCACCCGGCAGATTATACTGGTTGATCCGGCCCGCAACCCAGCACCTTACTTTGCTTTTGCAGACGCTAACCAGGCGACAATAACTGGTGTGATAGAAACGCACCCGCATGCCGATTTTGTGAGTTCTCACCTCGAAATACACCACAGAACCGGAGCCACCCTATACGTCAGCAAATTAGTTGGAGCAGATTACCCGCACCAGCCTTTCGACGATGGCGATGCCATAGAATTGGGAGAGGTAAAACTTAAGTGTTTATTTACACCCGGCCACTCCCCCGATGGCATTAGCATTGTAGCAGCATCAGATGGCAAGGCTGTAGCCGTATTTACCGGAGACACCTTATTTATAGGCGACGTTGGCAGGCCTGATCTGCGGGAAAATGCAGGTAATATGACTGCCAAACGGGAAGAACTGGCCAGGCAGCTGTATAAAAGTACCCGTGAAAAACTTATGACGCTGCAGGATGAGGTGCTGGTGTATCCGGCACACGGAGCAGGCTCTTTGTGCGGTAAAGCACTCAGCCAGGCCAACAGCAGCACTATTGGAGCAGAAAAGCTAGGCAATTACGCCCTGCAGGCGATGCCCGAGGAGGCTTTTGTAAAAATGATTACAGAAGACCAGCCTTTTATTCCGAAATATTTTGCCTACGATGTAGCCCTGAACAAAAATGGAGCACCCGCCTACGCCGCAAGTATTGCAGTTGTAGAAAGGCTTCCCGACAACTTTCAGCCAACCGACACGAATGTTTTGATAGTTGATGCCCGCAACCAGCATAGCTTTAAAAAAGGCCACCTAAAAGGTGCTCTTAATATTCAGAATGGAGCAAAGTTTGAAACCTGGTTAGGGAGCATTATAGGCCCTGAAGAAAACTTTTACCTGTTGGCAGCCGATGAGAAAACTTTAGATGATCTGATTGCCAAAGCAGCTAAGATAGGTTATGAGAGCAAGATAAAAGGAGCCTTTGTGTGGGATGCGGAGGCCGAAGCAAGCAGCCCGCTAATAGACCTCGAAAAATTTAAGGCTGATCCGGCACAGTACACGATCATAGACATCCGGAATGCTCCCGAAGTTGCCGAAGCGTCTTTCTTTAAACAAGCCATGCACATCCCTCTGCCGGAGTTAAGGGAAAGAGCACAGGAAGTCCCCCTGGACAAGCCGATAGTGGTACATTGCGCAGGAGGTTACCGTTCGGCAGCAGGCAGCAGCATACTTGAAAAAGCTTTGCCCAAGGCCACTGTACTGGATTTAAGCGAAGCTGTTACTTCTTTCCAAAACTAG
- a CDS encoding universal stress protein, with translation MKTLFVPTDFSQDATNALLYALDMAKATPAKMIVFHAFFPVMSPPAAYEIPSLIPELERGKALELEEYVKEVQQAVSSDVVLDYYSTGGSYLAVDPSQQVSKSGYHTIEEIHEPVSLQAVNITCVAKMGAIFEQILSAATAYSADLVIMGMQGHDALSQALIGSTTLSVMRNSRIPVMGIPKGARFRGLRSVVFASDLSRQPDLFVLRKLHDFVRAYNPKLQVLHLYKHQDQLAELKKTSLALDVLDRQLRDLAYQVVLKQKENVPEGIQAFVQEQQADLLILSPQRHNWLDRLLNKSVTEKMTASSAFPLLTLPASEAREATSEEAEEAEPFAAFAW, from the coding sequence ATGAAAACTCTTTTTGTACCTACCGATTTTTCGCAGGATGCCACCAACGCCTTGCTGTACGCTTTAGATATGGCAAAGGCAACTCCTGCGAAAATGATTGTTTTCCACGCTTTCTTTCCTGTGATGTCTCCACCGGCAGCTTATGAGATTCCTTCGCTGATACCTGAACTGGAACGGGGTAAGGCTTTGGAACTGGAGGAATATGTAAAAGAAGTGCAGCAGGCGGTTTCTTCCGATGTGGTGTTGGATTACTACTCAACTGGCGGAAGCTACCTGGCCGTAGATCCTTCGCAGCAGGTGAGTAAAAGCGGTTATCACACCATCGAAGAAATCCATGAACCGGTTAGCCTGCAGGCAGTAAACATCACCTGTGTTGCTAAAATGGGAGCTATCTTTGAGCAGATTTTAAGTGCTGCTACTGCTTATAGTGCCGACCTGGTGATAATGGGAATGCAGGGCCACGATGCCCTGAGCCAGGCACTGATAGGAAGCACCACACTTTCTGTTATGCGCAACAGCAGGATTCCGGTAATGGGTATACCTAAGGGAGCCAGGTTCAGAGGGTTAAGGTCAGTTGTGTTTGCCTCAGACCTGAGCAGGCAGCCTGATCTGTTTGTGCTGCGTAAGCTGCATGACTTTGTAAGGGCTTATAATCCAAAGCTACAGGTATTGCACCTTTACAAGCACCAAGACCAGCTGGCAGAGCTTAAAAAGACATCTCTGGCCCTGGATGTGCTGGACAGGCAACTGCGTGACCTTGCGTATCAGGTCGTGCTGAAGCAAAAGGAAAACGTGCCGGAGGGAATACAAGCCTTTGTGCAGGAACAACAGGCCGATCTGCTTATCCTGAGTCCGCAGCGCCATAACTGGCTGGACAGGTTGTTGAACAAAAGCGTGACAGAGAAGATGACAGCCAGTTCTGCTTTTCCTTTGCTTACGCTTCCGGCTTCCGAAGCAAGAGAGGCCACTAGCGAAGAAGCGGAAGAGGCGGAGCCTTTTGCGGCCTTTGCCTGGTAA
- a CDS encoding ferritin-like domain-containing protein, protein MAKLKNLEELFHHELKDLYSAEKQLIEALPKMAKKAADPKLREAFESHLEETKVQKERLEQVCEKLGISPGRMKCKAMEGLIAEGEEMIDENASPETKDAGLIACAQRIEHYEISGYGTAAQFAESLGHSDAHKLLSETLKEEKDTDSKLNKLAKASINKKAMKEE, encoded by the coding sequence ATGGCTAAGTTAAAGAACCTGGAAGAACTCTTTCATCATGAACTGAAAGATTTATATAGCGCTGAAAAACAATTAATTGAAGCACTACCTAAAATGGCAAAAAAAGCAGCTGATCCGAAATTAAGAGAAGCCTTTGAAAGCCACCTGGAGGAAACGAAAGTACAGAAGGAACGCCTGGAGCAGGTATGTGAAAAACTCGGCATCAGCCCTGGCCGCATGAAGTGCAAGGCAATGGAAGGCCTGATTGCAGAAGGCGAAGAAATGATTGATGAAAATGCCAGTCCTGAAACAAAAGATGCTGGTCTGATCGCCTGCGCACAACGCATCGAGCACTATGAGATATCCGGCTACGGTACTGCAGCTCAGTTTGCCGAAAGCCTGGGCCATAGCGATGCTCACAAACTGCTAAGCGAAACTCTGAAAGAAGAAAAAGACACAGATTCCAAGCTGAACAAGCTGGCTAAAGCCTCTATCAATAAAAAAGCAATGAAGGAAGAGTAA
- a CDS encoding ribonuclease Z, with translation MDFELRILGSSSATPSANRHHTAQVLTIGNQYHLIDCGEGTQMQLMLYKIKHQRICNIYISHLHGDHYFGLAGLLSTMHLQGRHLPLHLFGPPGLSEILSLQFKYSGTNLCFQLIFHELDTTCYKKIFEDKQITVHTLPMEHRVPCCGFLFREKQKPRSLLKEKLPPFLTPPQLVRLKWGEDVLDEQGNILVQHKEVTTGPKRSRSYAYCSDSRYKPDLLPYLKNVDLLYHEATFTHDLQERATFTFHSTARQAAEMACAAQVRQLLIGHFSVRYKDLTPLLAEAQALFPKTDLAMEGNIFCVRD, from the coding sequence GTGGATTTCGAACTCAGGATACTTGGCAGTTCGTCGGCCACACCCTCGGCAAACAGGCATCATACAGCCCAGGTTTTAACCATCGGCAATCAGTACCATCTAATTGATTGCGGAGAAGGCACACAAATGCAGCTGATGCTTTATAAGATAAAGCATCAGCGCATTTGTAATATATACATCAGCCACCTGCACGGCGACCATTACTTTGGCCTGGCCGGATTGCTTTCCACCATGCATTTGCAGGGCAGGCACCTCCCCCTCCACCTTTTCGGCCCACCCGGCCTTTCCGAAATCTTAAGTCTGCAGTTTAAGTACTCCGGCACCAACCTGTGTTTTCAACTCATCTTTCACGAGCTGGATACCACCTGCTACAAAAAGATATTCGAGGATAAACAAATAACCGTGCATACCTTGCCCATGGAGCATCGGGTACCCTGCTGTGGTTTTCTTTTCCGGGAAAAGCAGAAGCCGCGATCCCTCCTGAAAGAAAAACTCCCCCCCTTTCTTACTCCCCCTCAGCTTGTGCGCCTAAAATGGGGAGAAGATGTTCTGGACGAGCAGGGGAACATACTGGTACAGCATAAAGAGGTAACAACCGGGCCCAAACGCAGCCGCAGCTATGCCTATTGCTCAGACAGCCGCTATAAGCCGGACCTGCTCCCTTACCTCAAAAACGTTGACTTGCTTTACCACGAGGCCACTTTTACACACGACCTGCAGGAAAGGGCTACGTTCACCTTTCATAGTACCGCCAGGCAAGCAGCAGAGATGGCCTGTGCCGCCCAGGTGCGCCAGCTCCTGATCGGGCACTTTTCGGTGCGCTACAAAGACCTGACGCCACTTTTAGCCGAAGCCCAGGCTTTATTCCCTAAAACTGACCTGGCCATGGAAGGTAATATTTTCTGTGTCCGCGACTAA